In Argiope bruennichi chromosome X1, qqArgBrue1.1, whole genome shotgun sequence, a single window of DNA contains:
- the LOC129959479 gene encoding E3 ubiquitin-protein ligase RNF14-like, whose protein sequence is MDNLESQEMELLALKNIYEEKDFKIDEMNPPSGKFAAQVRLPQPFFIRYMSPQDNLESQDSEVLVEESFLIEHLPPINFSFYFPKTYPLETCPAFLLSCSWLTLNQLSDLCRHLESVWELNRDAILFTWFQFLQDEALDFLNINDSLDITELLKFKIQDNFRTKLPSNDENFDVSGAAANKGYAFHFMKAISELVSIKPSVSGGSNTTDARAFNDMLNGKHLIELLKDHDENKKEEIFKNSTHICNICFVTKEGYEFIIFKPCKHSFCIECIKQYFEGQITEGNVNSLHCPDGECDYQADGTVVQQVVSKELYERYDRLLLSRTLEDMSDITFCPRQTCQCPVLLDSCGRMGTCPSCNFVFCSLCNMAYHGVAPCVFKEKEKLSVYKEYTSGNSAVKEEIERRYGKRFIKAMVEDTLSENWKSSNSKTCPHCKASIEKIDGCNKMTCFKCGTYFCYQCEAKLKPSDPYEHFRDSFECTLFNMDQINDDFNFVYDFGLDFDPGEFLNLN, encoded by the coding sequence atggataaccTGGAGTCACAAGAAATGGAATTATTAGCCTTAAAAAACATTTACgaagaaaaggattttaaaatagatgaaatgaaTCCTCCCAGTGGTAAATTTGCGGCTCAAGTTCGACTCCCTCAGCCTTTTTTTATACGTTATATGTCTCCTCAAGACAATTTGGAGTCCCAAGATAGTGAAGTGCTTGTTGAAGAAAGTTTTCTTATCGAACATTTACCTCCCATTAATTTCAGTTTCTATTTCCCAAAAACTTACCCACTAGAAACATGTCCAGCTTTTCTCTTGTCATGCAGTTGGTTAACTCTTAATCAGCTGTCAGATTTGTGTCGACATCTAGAATCTGTTTGGGAGTTGAACCGAGATGCAATTTTGTTTACCTGGTTTCAGTTCCTTCAAGATGAggcattagattttttaaatataaatgacagCCTTGATATTACTGAACtgttgaaattcaaaatacaGGATAATTTTCGGACTAAATTACCATCAAATGATGAAAACTTTGATGTTTCTGGTGCTGCTGCCAATAAGGGTTACGCTTTCCATTTTATGAAAGCTATATCTGAATTGGTGAGTATTAAACCTTCTGTATCAGGTGGTTCTAATACTACAGATGCGCGTGCATTTAATGATATGTTAAATGGGAAACATTTAATAGAGTTATTAAAAGATCATGATGAGaataaaaaagaggaaatttttaaaaattctacacatatttgtaatatttgtttcGTTACGAAAGAAGGATACGAGTTCATAATATTTAAACCTTGTAAGCATTCATTTTGTATAGAatgtataaaacaatattttgaaggaCAAATCACTGAAGGAAATGTTAACTCTTTACATTGCCCTGATGGCGAATGTGATTATCAAGCAGATGGGACAGTAGTCCAACAGGTTGTGAGTAAAGAACTCTATGAAAGATATGATAGACTTTTACTTTCTCGCACACTGGAGGATATGTCTGATATTACATTTTGTCCTCGTCAAACTTGTCAGTGTCCTGTGCTTCTTGACAGTTGTGGTCGAATGGGAACTTGCCCTTCTTGCAATTTTGTTTTCTGCTCCCTCTGCAATATGGCATACCATGGTGTTGCTCCATGCgtgtttaaagaaaaagaaaagctgtCTGTTTATAAAGAATACACAAGTGGCAATTCTGCTGTCAAGGAAGAGATAGAAAGACGTTATGGAAAACGTTTTATAAAGGCAATGGTTGAAGATACTTTAAGTGAGAATTGGAAGAGTTCTAATAGTAAAACTTGTCCTCATTGTAAGGCATCTATAGAAAAAATTGATGGTTGTAATAAAATGACATGCTTTAAATGTGGAACCTATTTTTGTTATCAATGCGAAGCAAAGCTAAAACCTTCTGATCCGTATGAGCACTTTAGAGATTCATTTGAGTGTACATTATTTAATATGGATCaaattaatgatgattttaattttgtatatgattttggATTGGATTTTGATCCAGGAGAATTCCTGAATCTTAATTGA